A window from Desulfobulbaceae bacterium encodes these proteins:
- a CDS encoding ferrous iron transporter B, with translation MKKCDKCHSCECAPVDLGPVESDSAQLNYVIVGNMNVGKSTLFARIRGAKTASVNIPGITVSVKSGRIKSTGGKVFDTPGIHSIFSSNEDERASRDILLSPKLHDGEKGIILVADAKNLKRSIAIALQYVEYGLPMLFVVNMIDEAASRGIEIDYQKLSEELGLEVCTTIAREGIGVNELIAGLAKSCPPKKITQYSDEIEQYLELVHKLLAPTQLSSRALGLLLLSGDLGCEQYIKDNFGAGMLAQLQQLAGQYRQEVSASIEIVLGNLYHKEAARITAIVQDVEPKTKNPFILKFGDWCTKTSTGIPIALAVLATMYLFVGSFGATYLVDTINGVIFEGIVIPWTTSLVQHIPNEFLRDMIIDPDFGVLPTGVFLALGLVLPVIFCFYIAFGLLEDSGYLPRISILLDRVFQLIGLNGKGVIPLVMGFSCVTMAVLTTRVLNTDKEKNITCFLLFLCMPCAPLIAVMLIILDKMPASAGFTVFGLILLQIFIAGFLANKVMQGGRTPLLLEIPPMRIPKIQAVVKMSALKTFFFMKEAVPVFIYASIAVFIFQRIGGLEMLEKTLGPIISKVMGLPEQSIQVFIKTMIRRESGAVELQHLRSSYTNLQLVVNLLVMTFIAPCINAIIVLFKERGGRAASTIMVAVVAYAIILGSIVNHFCLIFGITFT, from the coding sequence ATGAAAAAATGTGATAAGTGTCATTCCTGTGAGTGTGCTCCTGTTGATTTAGGTCCAGTTGAAAGCGATTCGGCACAGTTGAATTATGTCATCGTTGGGAATATGAACGTTGGAAAATCAACTCTTTTTGCCAGAATCCGTGGAGCGAAAACGGCCAGCGTAAATATCCCGGGTATTACTGTTTCGGTGAAAAGCGGTCGGATTAAATCGACGGGCGGCAAGGTTTTCGATACTCCTGGTATTCATTCTATTTTCTCTTCCAATGAAGATGAAAGGGCATCTAGAGATATTCTTTTGTCGCCCAAGCTTCATGATGGTGAAAAAGGAATTATTCTGGTTGCTGATGCCAAGAATTTGAAACGGTCCATTGCCATTGCGCTGCAATACGTGGAATATGGTCTGCCGATGCTTTTTGTTGTGAATATGATCGATGAAGCCGCATCGCGCGGTATTGAAATTGATTACCAGAAGCTTTCTGAAGAACTTGGCCTGGAAGTCTGCACGACTATTGCCCGGGAAGGGATTGGTGTTAATGAGCTTATTGCTGGCCTGGCTAAAAGCTGTCCACCCAAAAAAATCACGCAATATTCAGACGAAATTGAACAATATCTTGAACTCGTACATAAGTTGCTAGCCCCAACGCAACTTTCATCAAGGGCCCTTGGATTGTTGCTATTGTCTGGTGATCTGGGTTGCGAGCAGTACATCAAAGATAACTTTGGGGCAGGTATGCTGGCGCAGCTGCAGCAGTTGGCCGGTCAATACCGACAAGAGGTATCAGCTTCTATCGAAATTGTGCTTGGCAACCTATACCATAAAGAGGCTGCCAGGATTACTGCTATTGTTCAGGATGTTGAGCCTAAGACAAAGAATCCCTTTATCCTCAAGTTTGGCGATTGGTGCACTAAAACTTCAACAGGAATACCAATTGCCCTGGCTGTTCTGGCCACGATGTATTTGTTTGTAGGCTCTTTTGGGGCAACTTATTTAGTGGACACTATAAATGGCGTTATCTTTGAGGGGATAGTTATCCCGTGGACAACATCGTTAGTGCAGCACATACCTAACGAATTTTTGCGAGATATGATTATTGATCCAGATTTTGGTGTATTGCCAACGGGCGTTTTCCTTGCTTTGGGACTGGTTTTACCTGTGATTTTTTGTTTTTACATTGCCTTTGGTCTTTTAGAAGACTCTGGATATCTGCCGCGCATATCAATTTTGCTGGATCGGGTTTTTCAGTTAATAGGCCTCAATGGCAAAGGGGTGATTCCTTTGGTGATGGGCTTTTCATGTGTGACGATGGCCGTGTTAACAACAAGGGTACTCAATACTGATAAAGAAAAAAATATTACCTGCTTTTTACTTTTTTTATGTATGCCGTGTGCGCCCCTCATTGCTGTCATGCTGATTATTCTCGATAAAATGCCGGCGTCTGCTGGCTTCACAGTTTTTGGTCTGATATTGCTACAAATTTTCATTGCCGGGTTTTTAGCCAATAAAGTTATGCAAGGTGGGCGGACTCCATTGTTGTTGGAAATTCCACCAATGCGCATTCCAAAAATACAGGCCGTGGTTAAGATGTCCGCTCTTAAGACGTTTTTCTTTATGAAAGAAGCGGTGCCTGTCTTTATTTATGCCTCTATTGCCGTGTTTATTTTTCAAAGAATAGGCGGGCTTGAGATGCTCGAAAAGACTCTTGGTCCGATAATCAGTAAAGTTATGGGGCTTCCGGAGCAAAGTATTCAGGTTTTCATAAAAACAATGATACGGCGTGAGTCTGGGGCTGTTGAGTTACAGCATCTAAGAAGTTCATACACAAATTTGCAGCTGGTTGTTAATCTTCTTGTGATGACTTTTATCGCTCCCTGTATCAATGCCATTATTGTATTATTCAAGGAGCGGGGCGGACGTGCTGCTTCAACGATTATGGTAGCAGTAGTAGCTTACGCCATTATTCTGGGCAGTATTGTGAATCATTTCTGCCTCATTTTTGGTATTACATTTACGTGA
- a CDS encoding metal-dependent transcriptional regulator: MPKDWQLSENLEDYLEVILELEKSNKVARAKDIAERIGVQSASVTGALKTLDKKGLINYEPYSFVTLTSKGAKIAKQITRNHNVLENFLINVLQIDHKTANETACRMEHAITEEATERLVAFIDFIYNCPKAGEGWIQSFIVDCAKDERDWQKCTTCIETCNKNHLGTTEK, translated from the coding sequence ATGCCCAAAGATTGGCAGCTCTCAGAAAACTTAGAGGATTACCTTGAGGTTATACTTGAACTTGAGAAATCAAATAAGGTTGCCAGAGCAAAAGACATTGCGGAGAGAATTGGGGTGCAGAGTGCATCGGTTACGGGGGCTCTGAAAACTCTGGACAAGAAAGGTTTGATTAATTACGAGCCATACAGCTTTGTTACGTTAACCAGCAAAGGTGCAAAAATTGCCAAACAGATCACGCGGAACCACAATGTTCTTGAAAATTTCTTAATCAATGTTCTGCAAATTGATCACAAAACTGCTAACGAAACTGCCTGCCGAATGGAACACGCAATTACCGAAGAGGCGACAGAACGTCTGGTTGCCTTTATTGATTTTATCTATAACTGCCCGAAGGCTGGTGAGGGTTGGATACAGTCTTTCATTGTTGACTGCGCTAAAGATGAGCGTGATTGGCAAAAATGCACAACCTGCATTGAAACATGCAATAAAAACCACCTGGGAACAACTGAAAAATAA
- a CDS encoding response regulator, producing MTIRQKLLGLITLSALITFSMFAGTWWEYTQQENDHLVINLAGRQRMLTQKLAKETLTFIFASVKDEEGKKQIRQTMAVFDQTLIALKDSGDAPLGIELNNTQYRYCPPATGEALAQLEKVADLWHVFYQRIELVLQSPETAAPNIQWLMENNLILLKEMDLAVTLLQKYSESKTKLLHLIQVGGVIAQGVFFIFAFIVVINVTHKLNKEIRDHLESKDRIKNINQRLISTASELKELMKLTLDDGDLSARFQNASLQHCWEAMQCDEKNCPSYDHLANLRCWEIEGPLCHGEVQGKYGQKKEKCPDCPVFQHACADPVIELGETFNLMMSALEKQHKALRQKKQSMASILHATNVGTWEWNVETGETSFNERWAEIIGHTLSELSPSSYETWARFTHPDDLKVSEQLLQNHFTGSSDYYETEIRMQHKSGKWVWVLASGKVSKWGKNGQPLLMSGIHQEISKRKELEFRNYELSKLQKKLFAPGDLNSKLKEITEVLIPMVNADFVRIYLTDTGDRCDVCPHSKGTKACEDHDKCLHLVASSGRYTHIDGEHARIPFGCYNIGLIAAGKEDSFLTNGAATDPRVHNNQWAKEIGLVSVAGYQLRDTNNNTIGFLAIFSQFPIDPQLDLFLKNVAHSTSQVIINKRTEIELIQINEHLEEQTTIAKDMANEAILANAAKSNFLANMSHEIRTPMNGIIGMTNILLETNLTTSQIKYASIIKKSADSLMSIINDILDLSKIEAGKMELDIINFDLRTILDDITNILSLRAHEKGVEFLCILSPKVPPLLKGDPGRIKQIITNLAGNALKFTDHGEIVLTVDLLSADKETVLLQISVKDTGIGIPLERQSDLFNPFAQADTSITRKYGGTGLGLSISKQIAELMGGSIGFESEEGKGSTFSFTVKFKKQKKSSIPATTAEDFSDQRILVADSNATNREYVTTLLAGWNCPNEEASSGQECLDKLSRAAKAGKPFTVTIMDKQFPDLEIETLTQHIKENPETAATLLVILTFIGERGDANHFEKAGYAAYLTKPVNESILHKCLLTVTRKEGPESENIQTRHSIADLIRRDVNILLVEDNDVNQQVALAILSNYGFRAEIANNGQEAVEMFENGSYHIILMDCQMPIMDGYEATSLIREIEQKRCQSTTDRIPIVAMTAHAIDGDREKCTLSGMDDYLTKPIDSQKLASTIDQWVKKTMHITQPTQTQLPSKPTTVTKKVFDKNSFERNPGFNNSIVKKLLNVAIRTMPDQLAQLKGAVALGDADKVKLHAHSIKGAAAHLRADLLQSAAFKLEKTGATGDLTTAQGEFDLVQQELTTLLAVLQETAGALETSDDIANHAADPKLEIFDLTPLLQDLDQALTQNNLVDDELWDSIVRSLAGNHQHDIESIRQQIDNFDYEKALKSLAHLKDLLGTA from the coding sequence ATGACCATACGACAAAAACTTCTAGGCCTGATAACCCTTTCAGCCCTTATCACCTTCTCGATGTTTGCCGGGACCTGGTGGGAGTATACCCAGCAGGAAAATGATCATCTTGTTATCAATCTTGCTGGACGACAGCGGATGCTAACCCAGAAATTAGCCAAAGAAACACTGACGTTTATTTTTGCTTCCGTAAAAGATGAAGAGGGTAAAAAACAGATCAGGCAAACCATGGCGGTTTTTGATCAAACCCTCATAGCACTTAAAGATTCAGGCGATGCACCGTTAGGCATTGAACTCAACAATACGCAATACAGATATTGTCCCCCAGCTACTGGTGAGGCACTGGCTCAACTTGAAAAAGTCGCTGATCTTTGGCACGTATTTTACCAAAGAATTGAGTTAGTGCTCCAATCTCCAGAAACAGCCGCCCCAAATATACAGTGGCTTATGGAAAACAACTTAATCCTTCTCAAGGAGATGGATCTCGCTGTAACGCTTTTGCAAAAATACTCAGAGTCTAAAACCAAACTGCTTCACCTGATCCAAGTTGGAGGAGTTATTGCCCAAGGAGTTTTTTTCATATTTGCCTTCATTGTAGTTATTAACGTAACACACAAGCTAAACAAGGAGATACGCGACCACTTAGAGTCCAAAGATCGGATCAAAAATATAAATCAGCGGCTTATTTCTACTGCATCTGAATTAAAAGAACTAATGAAACTGACCCTAGATGATGGCGATCTCTCCGCAAGATTTCAAAACGCCTCGTTACAACACTGTTGGGAAGCCATGCAGTGCGATGAAAAAAACTGCCCATCGTACGACCATCTCGCCAATCTCAGATGCTGGGAAATTGAAGGGCCTCTTTGCCATGGGGAGGTTCAGGGCAAATATGGTCAGAAAAAGGAAAAATGCCCCGACTGCCCGGTTTTCCAACATGCTTGCGCCGACCCTGTCATAGAACTTGGTGAAACATTTAACTTAATGATGTCGGCTCTGGAAAAACAGCACAAAGCACTTAGGCAAAAGAAACAAAGCATGGCTAGCATTCTTCATGCCACTAATGTCGGCACATGGGAGTGGAATGTAGAGACCGGAGAGACTTCTTTCAACGAACGCTGGGCAGAAATTATCGGCCATACGCTCTCAGAACTTTCGCCCTCATCGTATGAAACATGGGCTAGGTTTACGCATCCTGATGATCTTAAGGTGTCTGAGCAGTTACTGCAAAATCACTTCACCGGAAGCTCAGATTATTACGAAACTGAAATACGCATGCAGCACAAGAGTGGCAAATGGGTTTGGGTCCTGGCCAGTGGTAAAGTTAGCAAATGGGGGAAAAATGGCCAGCCGCTTCTGATGTCAGGAATTCATCAAGAGATATCGAAACGAAAAGAGTTGGAATTTCGTAATTATGAGCTGAGCAAACTGCAGAAGAAACTCTTTGCTCCCGGCGACTTAAACAGCAAATTAAAAGAGATAACAGAGGTATTAATTCCAATGGTTAATGCCGATTTTGTTCGTATTTATTTAACTGACACAGGTGACAGATGCGATGTCTGCCCTCACTCAAAGGGCACAAAAGCGTGCGAAGACCATGACAAATGTTTGCACCTTGTCGCAAGTTCAGGGCGCTACACGCATATTGATGGCGAACATGCAAGAATACCATTCGGTTGTTATAATATCGGCCTTATCGCTGCCGGCAAAGAGGATAGTTTTTTAACCAACGGGGCGGCAACAGATCCGCGTGTGCACAATAATCAGTGGGCAAAGGAAATCGGCCTGGTTTCTGTTGCAGGCTATCAACTTCGAGACACCAATAACAACACCATCGGTTTTTTGGCTATTTTTTCACAGTTCCCAATAGATCCTCAACTGGATCTATTTCTTAAAAACGTCGCTCATAGTACATCCCAGGTTATTATTAACAAAAGGACAGAGATAGAGCTGATCCAAATAAACGAACACCTGGAAGAGCAAACAACAATTGCCAAGGATATGGCCAACGAGGCAATACTAGCCAATGCTGCTAAGAGTAACTTCCTGGCCAACATGAGCCATGAAATCCGCACGCCAATGAACGGTATCATTGGCATGACCAATATTCTTCTCGAAACGAACTTAACCACCAGTCAAATAAAATACGCATCAATAATAAAAAAATCCGCTGACTCTCTTATGTCGATCATAAATGACATCCTTGATTTATCCAAGATTGAGGCGGGTAAAATGGAATTAGATATTATCAATTTTGACCTGCGTACTATCTTGGATGACATCACAAATATTCTTTCCCTGCGGGCCCATGAAAAGGGAGTTGAGTTTTTGTGCATTCTAAGCCCGAAAGTCCCACCACTTCTTAAAGGTGACCCTGGCAGGATCAAACAAATTATCACCAATTTAGCCGGTAATGCCTTGAAATTCACCGACCATGGAGAGATTGTCTTAACAGTCGATCTATTGAGTGCTGACAAAGAGACAGTTCTTCTCCAAATTTCGGTAAAAGATACGGGTATTGGTATTCCGCTTGAGAGGCAATCAGATCTTTTCAATCCATTTGCCCAGGCAGATACTTCAATTACCAGAAAGTATGGTGGAACCGGCCTGGGACTGTCAATTTCAAAACAAATTGCCGAACTTATGGGTGGGTCAATCGGTTTTGAAAGCGAAGAGGGGAAAGGTTCCACTTTCTCATTCACAGTAAAATTTAAAAAACAAAAGAAATCATCAATTCCTGCAACTACCGCTGAAGATTTTTCTGACCAGCGCATCCTGGTCGCAGACAGCAATGCCACAAACCGAGAGTATGTAACTACCCTGCTGGCTGGTTGGAACTGCCCCAATGAAGAGGCAAGTTCAGGCCAGGAATGTCTTGACAAACTAAGCCGAGCAGCAAAGGCCGGAAAACCATTTACCGTTACTATAATGGACAAACAATTTCCAGATCTTGAAATTGAAACTCTGACTCAACATATCAAAGAAAACCCTGAAACTGCGGCTACGCTTTTGGTAATATTGACTTTCATCGGAGAACGCGGTGATGCCAATCATTTTGAAAAAGCCGGATATGCCGCGTATCTGACAAAACCCGTCAATGAATCGATTTTGCATAAATGCTTACTTACTGTCACCAGAAAAGAAGGGCCTGAATCCGAAAACATCCAAACCCGTCACTCCATCGCTGATCTGATCCGACGAGATGTAAATATACTTTTGGTGGAGGACAATGATGTAAACCAGCAGGTTGCTCTGGCTATTTTGAGCAATTACGGGTTTCGAGCCGAGATCGCAAATAACGGTCAAGAAGCAGTCGAAATGTTTGAGAATGGATCATATCACATTATATTGATGGACTGCCAGATGCCCATAATGGATGGCTATGAAGCAACAAGCTTAATCAGAGAAATTGAGCAGAAGCGATGTCAATCAACAACTGATAGAATTCCGATTGTTGCCATGACCGCCCATGCCATAGATGGCGACCGGGAAAAATGTACACTCTCTGGCATGGACGATTACTTAACCAAACCAATTGATTCCCAAAAACTGGCATCCACAATAGATCAATGGGTCAAGAAGACAATGCATATAACTCAACCGACACAAACACAGTTACCTAGTAAACCGACAACAGTAACCAAAAAAGTCTTTGACAAAAACAGTTTCGAACGCAACCCAGGTTTCAATAATTCCATTGTCAAAAAACTGCTTAACGTAGCAATTAGGACAATGCCAGACCAACTTGCACAGCTTAAAGGCGCCGTGGCATTAGGCGATGCCGACAAGGTAAAGCTACATGCCCACAGCATTAAGGGTGCTGCTGCCCATCTACGAGCCGATCTTTTACAATCCGCAGCCTTTAAGCTCGAAAAAACAGGGGCGACCGGCGACCTAACCACTGCCCAGGGAGAGTTCGACCTAGTTCAACAAGAACTAACAACTCTACTCGCTGTTCTTCAAGAAACCGCAGGTGCACTTGAGACTTCAGATGATATCGCAAATCATGCCGCCGATCCAAAACTAGAAATTTTTGACCTTACACCACTTCTTCAAGACCTGGATCAAGCCCTTACCCAAAACAACCTCGTTGATGATGAACTGTGGGATTCAATAGTCAGATCCCTTGCAGGTAATCATCAACACGATATCGAAAGCATAAGACAACAAATTGACAATTTTGATTACGAAAAAGCCCTAAAGAGCCTAGCACACCTGAAAGATCTGCTGGGCACTGCATAG
- a CDS encoding response regulator, protein MKSLRVLVVDDDRATRRVIKYSLNKMGHSFIHEAPDGDTALAIIDVNPIFDLIISDLNMPRMNGLQLLKAIRALPSYKETPFIMLTAEGTQSHIVEAAQAKVSQYIIKPFTHDSLEEKINILFPEKAP, encoded by the coding sequence GTGAAAAGTTTAAGAGTACTGGTTGTTGATGATGATAGGGCAACTCGACGGGTTATCAAGTATAGCCTTAATAAGATGGGCCATAGCTTTATCCATGAAGCTCCCGACGGCGATACCGCTTTGGCTATTATTGACGTCAACCCTATCTTTGATTTAATAATTTCCGATTTAAATATGCCACGGATGAATGGGCTTCAGCTATTAAAAGCCATTCGAGCCTTGCCTTCCTACAAAGAAACTCCGTTCATAATGCTCACGGCAGAAGGGACTCAAAGCCACATAGTTGAAGCTGCTCAGGCTAAAGTGAGTCAGTACATCATAAAGCCCTTCACTCATGATTCTCTTGAGGAAAAGATCAATATTCTTTTCCCGGAAAAGGCGCCATGA
- a CDS encoding metal-dependent transcriptional regulator, whose product MDEKFEEILEAIWAAGENNNFSVEAISKRCAVDFNDADLSELEKEGMIVKNADKVLFSSKGKEVAQSIMRRHRLAEVLVTSILKVKSSEMEKIACQVEHCLQPEVEESICILLGHPEICPDGKPIPKGKCCDHDVKVVNNMVVSLKELAPGEKGKITYIKPGSHSNLHQLISFGLNPGVVVTVHRKNPAFCIKFENTELAIDEEIVKNIFVWRLVN is encoded by the coding sequence ATGGATGAGAAATTTGAAGAAATTCTTGAAGCTATATGGGCAGCAGGTGAAAATAATAATTTTTCTGTTGAGGCGATTAGCAAGCGATGTGCGGTTGATTTCAATGATGCAGATCTGAGCGAGTTGGAAAAAGAGGGCATGATTGTCAAAAATGCCGACAAAGTGCTTTTTTCAAGTAAAGGCAAAGAGGTCGCCCAGAGCATCATGCGCAGGCATCGTTTGGCTGAAGTTCTTGTAACCAGTATTTTAAAGGTGAAAAGTTCTGAAATGGAAAAAATCGCCTGTCAGGTTGAGCATTGTCTTCAGCCAGAGGTTGAAGAATCGATCTGTATTCTCCTGGGGCATCCTGAAATATGTCCGGATGGAAAACCGATTCCAAAGGGAAAGTGCTGTGATCACGATGTGAAGGTGGTTAATAATATGGTTGTCAGTTTAAAGGAACTGGCGCCAGGCGAAAAGGGCAAGATTACCTACATTAAACCCGGCAGCCATTCCAATCTGCACCAACTTATCTCTTTTGGGCTCAATCCCGGTGTTGTGGTAACTGTTCACCGAAAAAATCCGGCATTTTGCATCAAATTTGAAAACACCGAACTTGCCATCGATGAAGAGATTGTGAAAAATATTTTTGTGTGGCGGTTGGTGAACTGA